One stretch of Papaver somniferum cultivar HN1 unplaced genomic scaffold, ASM357369v1 unplaced-scaffold_154, whole genome shotgun sequence DNA includes these proteins:
- the LOC113336645 gene encoding uncharacterized protein LOC113336645, translating into MATGSDESSSTSTAATAASSLSITVEKPSSSQLTELNIKSWPKWGCPPGKFPLKFDAEEICYLLKGKVKAYTKGSSECVEFGAGDLVTIPKGLSCTWDVSVAVDKHYKFASP; encoded by the exons aTGGCTACAGGATCAGATGAATCTAGTAGTACTAgtactgctgctactgctgcatCTAGTCTCAGTATCACTGTTGAAAAACCTTCTAGTTCGCAGTTAACCGAGCTGAATATCAAGTCATGGCCAAA ATGGGGTTGTCCACCGGGGAAATTCCCATTAAAATTCGATGCAGAAGAAATATGTTATCTACTAAAAGGAAAAGTTAAAGCATATACTAAAGGATCTTCAGAATGTGTAGAGTTTGGCGCAGGTGATCTTGTTACCATCCCTAAAGGCCTTTCTTGTACATGGGATGTTTCCGTGGCTGTCGACAAACACTACAAATTCGCTTCTCCGTGA
- the LOC113336929 gene encoding uncharacterized protein LOC113336929 produces MADDDEDEGFGDFKFVAYSANSNQISTNKTDNNDDDDWGDFVDNFSSPKQDLNHQTHPIQNFDFFGGLSDQKPIQTQPISKPNLERKNSVSNSPVWEKPKGALPLSLFGDDEEEEQEEEEVQKFDQRKGFSSSFGDFSRNTQSPVKIEPNSGSGFAIKDIIVNLYTQSDQIKTEENLKADQIGNQNGDLEDDDYDDEDGWEFKDASVDNRPEVSSPELKAEVKSSENANGVNGGADWFVASNELKPTEMENGLVYELGGGATAERIFAFDPLSQSKNIGVENGNSNLVADEDFADFQDSFFSTGAANYSSTQKEELKMGDHSRVQGRELMFADAFHANGYESWDNQKAVPASHFSNGKLDSETSLFREDLFSNKHLTSVGNQAELPALNFSNGKLDSETSLFGEDLSSNKPLTSIDNQGALPASSFSNGKLDSQASLFGEDLSSNKPLTSIDNQGALPALNFSNGKLGSPASLFGEEDLFADKPSTSRSSQGASPISNFSNAKLDSAGSLFGDDLFSYKPSNSQSNGLHNKVGNSNFVFNDLISNLYSQTEHAPAVQEATENRYDSSQANLSTDLGNDEDDFDENAWEFRAAPSKSFIHEATENGFDSFQTNLSPDLANGENDFDENAWEFRAAPPKSFVHEATENGFDSFQTNLSPDLANGEDDFDEDAWEFRAAPSHSLVETRSADALQKNPAQEATENGYKFVQIAKNSNLVNGGDYFDGNSWDFEGSLSEVKVESGPGDPLQKNSTASKPPVLSSQGATQNGFDLVDMFANANEANGNNDFAENSWDKGALSEGYSKTDSGDTLRKFPTESKLNTYIDFYRRLKEESYYLALHHLDALKKAKTAAALSSDNTKAEEIRHEIQEAYKILHREGLNSETVNTDGRQPTKGYTKELLVLMKEPVIQMLDSEFNMSSRVSLAEKSLNSTIGIFEHSILMSKILTLGSMEDQFACITKWSQILTACSQELKHGAFIWKQSLEKKVNQQILSKSKGQQYILSLGEIYRVVEVVRISTKLYWPWIVSTLANPAEIIALLEECSAAWLDSKLEDALLSFSDEVGVGYAAKILVESLKSIHNLDASTLQKQVLQEPICSISLVSLKAVSGMKEVVWNGEHFFLPLANLWSNLISSYPPKLPHIYAIS; encoded by the exons ATGGCTGATGACGATGAGGATGAGGGTTTCGGTGATTTCAAATTCGTGGCATACTCAGCCAATTCAAATCAAATTTCCACCAACAAAACTgataataatgatgatgatgattggggTGATTTCGTTGATAATTTCTCATCTCCAAAACAAGATCTTAATCATCAAACACACCCAATTCAAAACTTCGATTTTTTTGGGGGTTTATCAGATCAAAAACCCATTCAAACTCAACCTATTAGTAAACCGAATTTAGAGAGGAAGAATTCAGTTTCTAATTCTCCTGTTTGGGAAAAACCTAAAGGAGCTTTACCTCTATCACTCTTTggtgacgatgaagaagaagaacaagaggaagaagaggtacaaaaatttgatcaaaggaagggtttttcttcttcgtttggtGATTTTAGTAGAAATACACAATCTCCAGTGAAGATTGAACCGAATTCTGGATCTGGGTTTGCTATCAAAGATATTATTGTCAATTTGTATACTCAATCTGATCAGATCAAGACGGAGGAGAATTTGAAGGCGGATCAAATTGGAAATCAAAATGgggatttggaagatgatgattatgatgatgaagatggttGGGAATTTAAAGATGCATCTGTCGACAACAGACCCGAAGTTAGCTCCCCTGAGCTAAAG GCTGAGGTTAAATCAAGTGAGAATGCTAATGGTGTTAATGGAGGTGCTGATTGGTTTGTAGCGTCGAATGAGTTGAAACCAACTGAGATGGAAAATGGACTTGTTTATGAGTTGGGTGGAGGAGCTACAGCTGAAAGGATTTTTGCATTTGATCCTCTAAGCCAGTCCAAGAATATTGGAGTTGAAAATGGAAATTCCAACTTGGTTGCAGATGAAGATTTTGCTGATTTCCAGGATTCATTCTTCTCCACTGGAGCTGCAAATTACTCGAGTACGCAGAAG GAAGAGTTGAAGATGGGTGATCATTCTCGCGTTCAAGGGAGAGAACTCATGTTTGCCGATGCTTTTCAT GCCAATGGATATGAGTCGTGGGATAATCAGAAAGCAGTGCCTGCATCACATTTTAGCAATGGCAAGCTGGATTCTGAAACTTCCTTATTTCGTGAAGACTTATTTTCAAATAAACATTTGACTTCAGTTGGTAATCAGGCAGAGCTGCCTGCATTAAATTTTAGCAATGGCAAGCTGGATTCTGAAACTTCTTTATTTGGTGAAGACCTGTCTTCAAATAAGCCTTTGACTTCCATTGACAATCAGGGAGCACTGCCTGCGTCAAGTTTTAGCAATGGCAAGCTGGATTCTCAAGCTTCCTTGTTTGGTgaagatttatcttcaaataaaCCTTTGACTTCCATTGACAATCAGGGAGCACTGCCGGCATTAAATTTTAGCAATGGCAAGCTGGGTTCTCCAGCTTCCTTGTTTGGTGAAGAAGATCTATTTGCAGATAAACCTTCGACCTCCAGGAGTAGTCAAGGAGCATCGCCTATCTCAAATTTTAGCAATGCTAAACTAGATAGTGCTGGTTCGTTATTTGGTGAtgatttattttcttataaaccTTCAAACTCTCAGAGTAATGGTTTACACAACAAGGTTGGGAATTCAAATTTTGTTTTCAACGATCTCATTTCTAACTTGTACAGTCAGACTGAGCATGCCCCTGCTGTTCAAGAAGCCACTGAGAATCGATATGATTCTTCTCAAGCGAACTTGAGCACTGATTTAGggaatgatgaagatgattttgATGAAAATGCGTGGGAATTTAGAGCTGCACCATCAAAATCATTCATACATGAAGCTACTGAGAATggatttgattcttttcaaacGAACTTGAGCCCTGATTTAGCgaatggagaaaatgactttgatGAAAATGCGTGGGAATTTAGAGCTGCACCACCAAAATCATTTGTTCATGAAGCTACTGAGAATggatttgattcttttcaaacaaACTTGAGCCCTGATTtagcaaatggagaagatgattttgatgaagatgcGTGGGAATTTAGAGCTGCACCCTCACATTCATTAGTAGAAACTCGTTCAGCAGATGCACTTCAGAAAAATCCTGCTCAAGAAGCCACTGAAAATGGATATAAATTTGTTCAAATAGCTAAGAACTCTAATTTAGTAAATGGCGGCGATTATTTTGATGGAAACTCATGGGATTTTGAAGGTTCGCTGTCAGAGGTTAAGGTAGAATCTGGTCCAGGTGATCCACTTCAAAAAAATTCTACTGCCTCAAAGCCTCCCGTGCTTTCTTCTCAAGGAGCTACTCAAAATGGATTTGATTTAGTCGACATGTTTGCAAACGCTAATGAAGCGAATGGCAACAATGATTTTGCTGAGAACTCGTGGGACAAAGGTGCATTATCAGAAGGATATTCAAAAACTGATTCAGGGGATACACTTAGAAAGTTCCCAACTGAATCAAAGTTAAACACGTATATAGATTTTTACCGTAGATTGAAGGAGGAATCTTACTACCTTGCTCTTCATCATCTTGATGCTTTGAAG AAAGCTAAAACGGCTGCTGCCCTTTCCAGCGACAATACAAAAGCAGAGGAAATCCGACATGAAATCCAG GAAGCTTACAAGATACTGCACCGAGAGGGTTTGAACTCCGAAACAGTTAACACGGATGGGCGTCAACCTACAAAAGGTTACACGAAGGAATTGCTTGTACTAATGAAGGAACCAGTGATCCAAATGCTCGACTCTGAATTTAATATGTCGAGTAGGGTGTCACTA GCAGAGAAAAGTTTGAACTCCACCATTGGGATCTTTGAGCATTCTATTTTAATGTCAAAGATTCTGACCCTGGGTTCGATGGAAGACCAATTCGCTTGCATTACCAAGTGGTCTCAAATACTCACAGCTTGTTCACAAGAGTTGAAGCATGGTGCTTTCATTTGGAAGCAATCTTTGGAAAAGAAAGTTAACCAGCAAATATTATCGAAATCTAAAG GTCAGCAATATATTCTTTCTCTTGGAGAAATTTACAGAGTGGTTGAAGTTGTGAGGATCTCGACAAAACTGTACTGGCCATGGATAGTATCAACCCTAGCAAACCCTGCGGAAATAATTGCTTTATTGGAAGAGTGTAGTGCTGCATGGCTAGATTCCAAATTGGAAGATGCTCTTCTAAGTTTTTCTGATGAAGTTGGTGTTGGGTATGCAGCAAAGATATTAGTGGAATCCCTCAAGTCCATTCATAATCTTGATGCGTCAACCCTTCAGAAACAAGTTCTGCAGGAACCAATTTGTAGCATATCATTGGTATCACTGAAAGCTGTTTCAG GTATGAAAGAAGTGGTGTGGAATGGGGAGCATTTCTTTCTTCCACTAGCAAACTTGTGGTCAAATCTGATATCTTCCTATCCTCCGAAATTGCCTCACATATATGCTATCAGCTAA